The Malassezia japonica chromosome 5, complete sequence genome contains a region encoding:
- the ARO7 gene encoding chorismate mutase (EggNog:ENOG503NVBS; COG:E; BUSCO:EOG09264719) produces the protein MSDSINFHNASSEDILSLNKIRATLQRMEDTIVFRLIERTQFAHNKRMYEDGAFPELKDKENWSGSWLAWLLKETESSHAKLGRWTAPDEYAFTDVSTMPKPILTPVDYPDLLHPHHVNVSKDVLKFYTEEIVPRITLREGGIDDDRQYGSSAIGDVEALSAINRRIHFGMFVSESKFRDDPAAFIPHIHSRNREALAGLITKPAVEAVLLKRVAQKAEIYGQDLDQAAPEHNKEKVRKIQTAEVVRLYQEFIIPMTKEVEVDYLLERLDGLSPEQVNALASKNGTA, from the exons ATGTCGGACTCGATCAATTTTCACAATGCGAGCAGCGAGGATATTCTCTCGCTGAACAAGATCCGCGccacgctgcagcgcatggagGACACGATCGTGTTCCGCCTTAttgagcgcacgcagtTTGCGCACAACAAACGCATGTACGAGGACGGCGCGTTCCCCGAGCTCAAGGACAAGGAGAACTGGAGCGGCTCGTGGCTCGCGTGGCTCCTGAAAGAGACCGAAAGTAGTCATG CCAAGCTCGGCCGCTGGACTGC CCCCGATGAATACGCGTTCACCGACGTGAGCACGATGCCGAAGCCGATCTTGACGCCGGTCGACTACCCCGACCTCTTGCATCCCCACCACGTCAACGTGTCGAAGGACGTGCTAAAGTTCTACACGGAAGAGATTGTGCCCCGCATCACGCTGCGTGAGGGCGGtatcgacgacgaccggcAGTACGGCTCGAGTGCGatcggcgacgtcgaggcgctcagcGCGATCAACCGCCGCATCCACTTTGGCATGTTTGTGTCCGAGAGCAAGTTCCGCGACGACCCGGCTGCGTTCATTCCCCACATCCACTCGCGCaaccgcgaggcgctggctGGCCTGATTACCAAGCCCGCTGTCGAAGCGGTGCTGCTGAAACGCGTCGCACAAAAGGCAGAGATCTACGGCCAGGACCTCGACCaggccgcgcccgagcacAACAAGGAGAAGGTACGCAAGATCCAGAcggccgaggtcgtgcgGCTCTATCAAGAGTTTATTATTCCCATGACCAAGgaggtcgaggtcgactATCTTCTCGAGCG CCTCGACGGCCTATCGCCGGAGCAGGTGAATGCTCTGGCCTCAAAGAATGGAACGGCATAG
- a CDS encoding uncharacterized protein (COG:O; EggNog:ENOG503NVQV; BUSCO:EOG09260274; TransMembrane:1 (i628-646o)) yields MGKGTRGKSSASAATRKKQAAKAAAKHGGGDAPPPTQKSGKKLSKKERQALKTKSYVPPPKPPQPPPFPLDSMGLASLLPADLVVLLRKALKKDIVTRVRTLESLLAWIQGKPVDEQEVLSDEERSSALLIMIPCWVHLFPRLALSPSQRLRYLTLQVHKELLQLPDVREELTGAHNIEPILGFWAVLAHDTTRSVARLALQLWKDSVSWEGSEQPPRVPLNEYTTTLLDHLRPILLTESASVALAHSTASLQLSTSNEPHLDAKSRDETNVDESADELDARLVAGGLGALITLIQTAPELDETELESFAESPTLWTSLQTRTSMEESTMLGNDAPLVRQRAWALLALLNARMPKLVDEHLDTIMAHAFSGAWAERNVAVLTDMLAALLPLLRRRPDAWEEDEDEEDEDPFSDFLTWAQLAGVQAPRVCFPAVLVFLSTVPPSVLPPTTEAAAEVLRPLVALAHVLVQSTGSIDPLGWDAYASMVCECIAFLAMRILRTGDDEEKQSAVALTTELLSVVWDEMVIGRATDVPRIPARFCKKTAREWGRCLVKLDTEVDGQSVLDGTLAHARRDLDAEFDHADEEATRTSLDAAEAMGNALTAALDAANARNPPLPTLAERIVALGSRLILLLCAGAACSMAALPVLSNVLSSPLGQGAHEAKDALHKVATTHAAQAAAPADAAAFYEAYMTLGQGTSDVHDIWTAVLEQSMPPHFSSLPLLLRIGQHTPLPDVAMLAPWQASLKAYLAENEPPRDVAAGLLGAPPALLGDAEDAVLAAAATHVQRSADDAWAAALGQWHAYAPEERTARFCSEPALQRALPAVYAAGYLHNVAQARDLWNAVASAASQPLDAYAVSALRAAILKGDVPASAVFAAARTLPGDGVPILQVLPDKSQLDAALLLALDTPMAEYHILDPLIPVNPLHGNPDWFGLASVLHAYLAALEHERGLAEHIAYALPHLIYAAITIEDALQGSSSLAAYVLSENPDQDEVEDRCEGGCYPEGHDWEGPARQQLVRIAHTLTRLLASTASELPETWHVDAAKAVAADAPFDTLTTIVCDVWKQGKDAPHIFSRILARLFSGIFSLSSASPTEVEPWIRLVSAKATPDAYRGALLLATRFAADTKAHDRVRNELGASLGGTPPSRANTEGVSLLTLLRCAAPPPELGLPLIPMQRAVHAMQAVQNWLKSEEDIDDDVFALLPPVCAELAPVLQGVAGRPIEMMFDLVEENLAAADISATVAGWPAIHTTLSLYEVLLSLESEHVAAALASHKEAIDKALHDLFLQIGKMLSHPDPTADLSTESIIVNAPVRCAVYEKLARLASDLPPKIFAQDQAALAYMIQSTTTALPLQFAAFRLYTVQTRETVREQVIELAVAPDQAPQPLDASFVHSLTRYAPITSAVWDESKSYYGLFSFFLQWLAIFEHFTEASLALKSVYAAALEQHSLTGSLLLPSIFAVLGGAPRNERAIKPLDMTRYAIDDVLLEELSPTNPISAQVLAAHVYYRALIHLPTQVRDWFLSVRDRQLSLQVSHLTTKFCTPLLAERELSHLRDPTALSRLQDEAMAIKILSSNEVVATYTVDEHPMEIGVRLPSDFPLHGVEIRDIKRVGVSEAQWRAWLLAVQQMLSGKNGLILDALMLFKKSAEAKFQGYEGAECAICYSIISPTDQTLPNKPG; encoded by the exons ATGGGGAAAGGTACGCGGGGCAAGTCGTCCGCGTCCGCAGCCACACGCAAGAAGCAggccgccaaggccgccgccaaGCATGGCGGTGGTGATGCGCCACCGCCGACGCAAAAAAGCGGCAAGAAATTGTCCAAAAAAGAACGCCAGGCGCTCAAAACGAAGAGCTACGTTCCGCCGCCGAAGCCGCCGCAGCCCCCGCCGTTTCCGCTGGACTCGATGGGCCTCGCGAGCCTGCTGCCGGCGGACCTGGTAGTACTGCTGCGCAAAGCGCTCAAGAAGGATATCGtgacgcgcgtgcgcacacTCGAATCGCTCCTCGCCTGGATCCAGGGCAagccggtcgacgagcaggaagtgctcagcgacgaggagcgcagcaGTGCGCTCCTCATCATGATTCCGTGCTGGGTGCACCTCTTTCCCCGCCTGGCACtgtcgccgtcgcagcgcctgcgctaCCTCACGCTGCAGGTGCACAAGGAGCTCCTCCAGCTCCCCGATGTGCGCGAAGAGCTGACTGGCGCACACAATATCGAGCCGATTCTCGGATTCTGGGCGGTACTTGCGCATGATACGACCCGctccgtcgcgcgcctcgccctccAGCTCTGGAAGGACTCGGTGTCGTGGGAGGGCAGCGAGCAGCCGCCGCGTGTGCCTCTCAATGAATATACCACGACGCTCCTTGACCACCTGCGCCCGATCCTCTTGACTGagtcggcgtcggtcgcaCTCGCGCACTCGACCGCATCGCTGCAACTCTCGACGTCCAACGAgccgcacctcgacgccaAGAGCCGCGACGAGACGAATGTCGACGAaagcgccgacgagctcgacgcacgcctcgTTGCaggcggcctcggcgctctAATCACCCTGATTCAAACCGCGCCGGAGCTCGATGAGACGGAGCTCGAGTCGTTCGCCGAGTCGCCCACGCTCTGGACCTCGCTGCagacgcgcacgtcgaTGGAGGAGAGCACCATGCTTGGAAATGATGCGCCACTCGTCCGCCAGCGCGCTTgggcgctccttgcgctgcttaATGCGCGTATGCCaaagctcgtcgacgagcacctcgaTACGATCATGGCCCATGCCTTTAGCGGTGCCTgggccgagcgcaacgTTGCTGTGCTCACGGACATGCTCGCAGCGCTCCTGCCGCTCttgcgtcgccgcccggATGCGTGggaagaggacgaggacgaggaagacgaggatCCCTTCTCCGACTTTCTCACATGGGCGCAACTCGCCGGCGTACAGGCGCCACGGGTCTGCTTCCCGGCTGTGCTCGTGTTCCTGTCGACCGTGCCGCCTTCGGTGCTTCCGCCGacgaccgaggcggcggccgaggtcctgcgcccactcgtcgcgctcgcacaCGTGCTTGTGCAGAGCACCGGCTCGATCGATCCCCTTGGCTGGGACGCGTACGCCTCGATGGTGTGCGAGTGCATTGCGTTCCTCGCGATGCGCAtcctgcgcaccggcgacgacgaagagaAGCAAAGCGCCGTTGCACTTACCACCGAGCTGCTCTCGGTGGTGTGGGACGAGATGGTGATTGGGCGCGCTACCGACGTGCCGCGTATACCGGCGCGCTTCTGCAAAaagacggcgcgcgagtgGGGCCGGTGCCTCGTCAAGCTCGATACCGAGGTGGATGGCCAGTCGGTGCTCGATGGCACGCttgcgcatgcgcgtcgcgaccTGGACGCCGAGTTTGATCATGCGGATGAGGAGGCGACCCGGACCAGCctcgacgctgccgaggcgatggGCAATGCGCTCActgctgcgctcgacgccgccaaTGCACGCAATCCGCCGCTGCCCACGCTGGCAGAGCGCATAGTTGCGCTTGGCAGCCGTCTGATCTTGCTGCTGTGCGCTGGTGCGGCATGCTCGATGGCCGCACTGCCGGTCCTCTCGAATGTCCTCTCCTCGCCACTTGGTCAGGGCGCACacgaggccaaggacgcgctgcacaagGTCGCTACGACGCATGCCGCacaggccgccgccccggCTGATGCCGCGGCATTCTACGAGGCGTACATGACGCTCGGCCAAGGCACTTCTGATGTCCACGATATCTGGACCGCAGTGCTCGAGCAGAGCATGCCGCCGCACTTTTCGAGCCTTCCGCTGCTCCTGCGCATCGGACAgcacacgccgctgcccgaTGTTGCAATGCTTGCGCCGTGGCAGGCCTCGCTCAAGGCGTACCTCGCCGAGAACGAGCCCCCtcgcgacgtcgcggcTGGCCTGCtgggtgcgccgcctgcgctgcttggcgacgccgaggacgcggtACTTGCGGCAGCGGCTACACACGtccagcgcagcgccgacgaTGCATGGGCCGCCGCACTCGGTCAATGGCACGCATACGCGCCGGaagagcgcacggcccgcTTCTGCTCGGAgcctgcgctgcagcgcgcgctcccGGCCGTGTATGCGGCCGGCTACCTTCACAATGTGGCCCAGGCACGCGACCTGTGGAATGCGGTCGCttcggccgcctcgcaACCGCTGGATGCCTACGCAGTcagtgcgctgcgtgcggcgatcCTCAAAGGCGATGTCCCTGCATCGGCCGTCTTTGCGGCCGCTCGTACGCTGCCGGGCGACGGTGTGCCGATTTTGCAGGTCCTTCCGGACAAGTCGCAGCTGGATGCAGCGCTGCTGCTTGCGCTTGACACGCCCATGGCCGAGTACCATATCCTGGATCCGCTCATACCGGTCAACCCGCTGCACGGCAACCCTGACTGGTTTGGCCTTGCATCAGTGCTGCATGCGTaccttgcggcgcttgaGCACGAGCGTGGCCTGGCCGAGCACATTGCCTACGCGCTCCCGCATCTCATCTATGCCGCGATCACGATCGAAGACGCTCTGCAGGGCTCCAGCAGCCTCGCTGCCTACGTACTTTCGGAAAACCCGGACCaggacgaggtcgaggaccGCTGTGAGGGCGGATGTTACCCTGAAGGCCACGACTGGGAAggcccggcgcgccagcAGCTGGTGCGCATTGCGCATACGCTAACCCGCCTTCTAGCATCTACCGCGTCCGAGCTGCCCGAGACATGGCACGTCGACGCTGCCAAGGCGGTCGCTGCCGATGCACCGTTTGATACACTCACCACGATCGTGTGCGATGTGTGGAAGCAGGGCAAGGATGCGCCGCACATCTTTTCGCGCAttctcgcgcgcctcttttcTGGCATCTTTTCACTGAGCTCTGCATCGCCGACCGAAGTGGAGCCATGGATCCGGCTCGTGAGTGCCAAAGCGACGCCGGATGCGTACCGTGGCGCACTGCTGCTGGCGACGCGCTTTGCGGCCGACACCAAGGCGCACGATCGCGTACGCAACGAactcggcgcgtcgcttggcggtacgccgccgagccgtgCGAATACTGAAGGCGTATCGCTGCTGACGCTCCTCAGGTGTGCAGctccgccgcccgagctcggcctgccgCTCATTCCGAtgcagcgtgcggtgcATGCAATGCAGGCGGTGCAAAACTGGCTCAAGTCTGAGGAGGAtatcgacgacgacgtgtTTGCCCTCCTCCCTCCTGTCtgtgccgagctcgcgccggtCCTCCAAGGCGTGGCCGGCCGCCCGATCGAAATGATGTTCGACCTGGTCGAGGAAAACCTAGCCGCGGCCGACATCTCGGCCACCGTTGCTGGCTGGCCCGCGATCCACACGACGCTGAGTCTGTACGAGGTGCTGCTCTCGCTGGAGTccgagcacgtcgctgctgcgcttgcGTCGCACAAAGAGGCAATTGACAAGGCCTTGCACGATCTCTTTTTACAGATCGGCAAGATGCTGTCGCATCCCGACCCCACGGCAGACCTTTCGACCGAGTCGATCATCGTGAACGCGCCGGTCCGCTGCGCAGTTTATGAAAAGCTTGCGCGACTTGCCAGTGACCTCCCGCCGAAAATCTTCGCACAGgaccaggcggcgctggcctACATGATCCAGAGCACGACGACTGCGCTTCCTCTGCAGTTTGCCGCGTTCCGTCTCTACACGGTGCAGAcgcgcgagacggtgcgcgagcaAGTTATCGAGCTTGCGGTGGCGCCCGATCAAGCCCCCCAGCCTCTCGATGCGTCGTTTGTGCACTCGCTCACGCGTTACGCGCCCAtcacgagcgccgtgtgGGATGAAAGCAAGTCGTACTATGGCCTCTTTTCCTTCTTTTTGCAGTGGCTCGCCATCTTTGAGCACTTTACTGAGGCGTCGCTTGCGCTGAAATCGGTATACGCCGCGgcactcgagcagcacTCGCTCACCGgctcgctgctgctgccgaGCATCTTTGCGGTGCTCGGTGGTGCTCCGCGCAACGAGCGTGCGATCAAGCCGCTGGATATGACCCGCTACGCAATTGACGACGTGCTTCTCGAAGAGCTGTCGCCGACGAACCCCATCTCGGCGCAggtgcttgcggcgcatgtGTACTACCGTGCGCTGATCCACCTCCCGACGCAGGTGCGCGACTGGTTCCtgtcggtgcgcgaccgccAGCTGTCGTTGCAGGTGAGCCACCTCACGACCAAGTTCTGCACGCCGCtcctggccgagcgcgagctgagCCACCTGCGCGATCCTACAGCGCTTTCGCGTctgcaggacgaggcgatggCAATCAAGATTCTCTCGTCGAACGAGGTCGTGGCGACATACACTGTGGACGAGCACCCGATGGAGATCGGCGTGCGTCTCCCCAGCGACTTTCCCTTGCACGGCGTCGAGATCCGCGACATTaagcgcgtcggcgtcaGTGAGGCGCAGTGGCGTGCGTGGCTTTTGGCCGTGCAGCAGATGCTCAGTGGCAAGAATGGTCTGatcctcgatgcgctcatGCTCTTCAAGAagagcgccgaggccaagtTCCAGGGCTACGAAGGCGCCGAGTGTGCGATCTGCTACTCGATCATCTCGCCGACCGACCAGACGCTGCCGAACAAGCC TGGGTGA